From Danio rerio strain Tuebingen ecotype United States chromosome 2, GRCz12tu, whole genome shotgun sequence:
CGtgcaacaacaccgctattcagtacgcgcgcgacaacacaggtGATTagaatgcgcgcgacaacacagctgatcagaacgcgcgcgacaacacagctgatcagaacgcgcgcgacaacacagctgatcagaacgcgcgcgacaacacagctgatcagaacgcgcgcgacaacacagctgatcagaacgcgcgcgacaacacagctgatcagaacgcgcgcgacaacaccgctattcagaacgcgcgcgacaacacagctgataagaactcgcgcgacaacaccgctattcagtacgcgtgcggcgacaacacccgattcaggttcgatcatttccagctctttttgatgcccgcttctagcagcacactccatttccgcattactggatctgtagcgacaacagacggcaagggatgatggccaagcctgggctgatgggaattgtagtttccgctacctcccgttcgcttcattctcctgagcaaattttctcagaagacctatagttttaccgagtcatgcgactacagtaatatcgaaaaaaattaatattgtggtatgacggtatttacaatacagttacaTCCCTAATAGTCATACATCCAAAGCGGTTCACACTCCAAAGCGGGGGAAAGCAATTGTTTCCCACActtttgccacacaactgtgtttaaaccccttataaaagtgttgTTTTGCATAATAAGTCCCCTTTAACTCATGTTATTTTGACTGTGGTGAAACAATTAGTCTGCTTCTGCTTCCAGTCGTTCTCATCGGAGATTCAGGCGTTGGGAAGAGTAACCTGCTGTCGAGATTCACACGAAACGAGTTTAACCTGGAGAGCAAGAGCACGATAGGAGTGGAGTTCGCCACCAGGAGCATTCAGGTGGATGGAAAGACCATAAAAGCACAGATCTGGGATACGGCTGGACAGGAGCGATACAGAGCCATCACCTCTGCGTGAGTACAGTACATCAGTTGAGCTGAGTTGATCTTTGAATCGAACAGCACATTTATACttggggtgtaacggatcacggttGAAATTCTAAAGGCTTTCTTAAAGGTGTTTTCTGACACTATTTAGGTAAGCTGcaataatgcattcagtgtagAGCTGAGCAAATAATCACTAAAAGATCGGGAACTCAGTTTAAACACCCACGCAACATGACTATGGCTGAGTTTTACCATAGGCAAGTTCTGGGTAAAGCTCAGAGTATTCCCAACCTATGCACCACAACTTTTATCTTCTACCTTCTGGTATTCGATATAGAACTCCTATTAGTACAGCAAATTGGTTCAAACTTTTATTCATCCCCTCAGCTGTAACGTTTTTAAATTTAGGGTAGATTTGTATTGTATAATGTCAAAACGTAGGTAATTAATGGTGCTTTCTGACACTATTTATTTAATCTGCTTTAATACATTCAGTGTTAACCTGCACAATTAAAAGACTGGGTTCTCaattcaaacacacatacacaacataaatataaacaacccgggctcattgtggaaacgtagccccgtggacgtttctgcggaccacgatttacgtcccgggaggtacgtattcgagcgtttttttgttttcgcggatccgcgagaggtcGCTGTGCGcgttttcgcgtctcgggcgggcgcctctcgggagcgcgcgtcgttcgcgcccgcgccgttctcgcgcgaaaagccgacggatcggggaaaaaaaaaaaaaaaaagcaaaagccctcgtcttcgatttcgaccttgttttcggatcccgccgcgttctcgccctcatttttcggattccgtttttcatctcacctgatttccggaacctgctgttccccagactcgatcccggtcgtcgtccaccacggccggctcctcctcctcctcttcctcgtccggggcctccgctccgccttcgcaacgctgtgagctaggcgaacaaactgattgcatcgggaaagccctccactcggaggcgagccgttggccggcgagcgcgaagaggaggggcggagcagCGCCACACCGCACcgcggcgttcgctcgaaaaaaaacaaacgcgccctttacgtacctccggccacgtaaatctggtctccagaaacgtccgcggggctacgtttccagaatgagcttgggttgaatataaatgatggtgatttgcatatgtttattaatccttaaaTTTGCATTTGATTAAGAGATACAGTTTTTACCCTTTTCAGTTACATTTAGTTACAAACAATGAAATAACAgcagtactgggagaacagtttgtAGTTTAGATATAAAACACTGATGtgtatggtaaagattaaaatcactgtttaatgcaACTTGACGCTGTTGAATGTTGTAGCAACTACATTATTTTACCAATAGACAATTAAAAACATGTCACAGAACAGttcttcaaaaatgacaaatCCATTAATGAAGTGTGTagtatgaattattgaattattaataaaaaaatgagacaaaaaataTGATGCGTTAGATGTatacatttagcattatcagcagtAGTGTGATGCTGTGATGTGGACTGTTTTTGatggtgtgtgttttgtgtgcagATATTATCGTGGAGCAGTCGGTGCGCTGCTGGTGTACGACATCGCCAAACACCTTACCTATGAGAACGTGGAGCGCTGGCTGAAAGAGCTGCGAGATCACGCTGACAACAACATCGTCATCATGCTGGTTGGGAATAAGAGTGACCTGCGGCACCTGAGGGCCGTGCCCACCGATGAGGCCCGCGCTTTCGCAGGTACAGCCTGAGGGATGAGCACAGATGAATGacccatataaaaaaaattataggaatataaagtaaatattattgttttttaatagtaaataattaatatgttgtggtaAATTTATAGTATAACTGTAGTATAGTTTTATAAACAACTGTAGTAACTGATCTGTGGTAGTAATtcttttgttgctatggtaacaaaacaactatagtaattgatctgtggtaataattctatagttgctatggtaacacaacaactgtagtaattatTCTGTGgtagtaattctatagttgctatggtaacaaaacaactgtgGTAATTGATCTGTGGTAGTAATTCTTTTGCTGCTATGGTAAtgcaacaactgtagtaattgatctgtggTAGGCATTATTTTGTTGCTacggtaacaacaactatagtatttgATCTGTGGTAGTaattctaaagttgctatggtaacaacaactgtagtaattaaTCTGTGGTAGTAATTCTATAGTccctatggtaacaacaactgtagtaattaaTCTGTGGTAGTAATTCTATAGTCGCTATGGCAACACATCTGTAGTAATTGATCTATGAAAGTAATtcttttgttgctatggtaaTGTAACAACTGTAATAATTGATCTGTGGTAGTAATTattttgttgctatggtaacaacaactatagtatttgATCTGTGGTACAGTAGTAATTCCATAGGccctatggtaacacaacaactgtagtaattgatctgtggTAGTAATGCTATAGTCACTattgtaacacaacaactgtagtaattgatctgtggtagtaattctatagttgctatggtaacaacaactgtagTCATTTATCTGTGCTAGTAATTCTATAGTccctatggtaacaacaactgtagtaattaaTCTGTGGTAGTAAATCtatagtcgctatggtaacacatctgTAGTAATTGATCTATGAAAGTAATtcttttgttgctatggtaatgcaacaactgtagtaattgatctgtggtattaattattttgttgctatggtaacaacaactatagtacttGATCTGTGGTAGTAATTCCATAGGccctatggtaacacaacaactgtagtaattgatctgtggtagtaattctgtagttgctatggtaacacaacaactgtagtaattgatctgtggtagtaattctgtagttgctatggtaacacaacacctaAAGTAAATGATCTGTGATAGTAATTCTATAGTCgccatggtaacacaaaaactgtGTTAATTGATCTGTGGTAGTAATTCTTTTGTTGCTATGATAACAaaacaactgtagtaattgatctgtggTAGTAATTCTATAGTctccatggtaacacaacaactgtagtaattgatctgttataGTAATTCTTCTGTTGCTATGAgaacaaaacaactatagtaattaatttgaGGTAGTACTTCtatagtcgctatggtaacacaacacctaAAGTAAATGATCTGTGATAGTAATTCTATAGtcgccatggtaacacaacaactaaagtattTGATCCGTGGTAGTAATTCTCGCGTTGGTAACAGAAccactatagtaatataaacaaacgcCCTCTGCTTGCTTACAGAGAAGAATAACCTGTCATTCATCGAGACGTCAGCTCTGGACTCAACTAATGTTGAAGAGGCCTTCAAAAACATCCTAACAGGTACAAACACATCCTGTAATCAGATTTTAGAACGAGGCTCGTCCAATCAGATTTTATTATGAGGCTTATCCAACCAGCTTTTTAGAACAAGACTTATCCAATCAGGTTTTGTAACAAGTCACGTGTAATATTGTGCGCATATAAATGATGAAAACTTATTACCGGGAACAATGTATTTTGTGAACTAACGACATAAACGATTGAGCATACTatgaaataataaactttttattttgacCATATGATATATACTGTCATGTTGCACAGCCTCaggctcagccaatcagattttaaaatgaatgtCTCCAATGTTTTGTTGATCACTAACTGATCAGATAATCCCCTGCTTTCTTTGTTTGTGCAGAAATCTACCGTATCGTATCACAGAAGCAGATAGCGGAGCGGTCGGCCCATGACGAGTCTCCCGGAAATAACGTTGTGGACATCAGTGTCCCGCCCACCACAGACGGACAGAAGAGCAACAAACTGCAGTGCTGCCAAAACCTGTAACCACGTCGACCAGCCCTCACCTGTCAGTCATCTCCGGGTCCCTCATCACGTCCCGCCGCTCATCTTCTcacttttatttctgtaatatatacatgtataaatatatttgttttttgaccacacacacacagtatctaACTGCGCTGACAGtgctttactttaataaagtccAAATCAGGTTTTTCTGTGTGAATGCAACGGAATATTCCACAATACTACACAGATTAAAATGAACCCTTTTTATTCTCCTAAAACATCTGGTAAATCTGGTGTGCTTGTCATGTTTTACTCTAATTAAAAGTCTTTGTTTTTTCATTAAGAAAGCAAGTGCCTTTTGTATGCCTTTCCACcttcagtatttaaaaaaaacaacaatttgatatatttatgtatacCATTTacacagtgttgggggtaacacattacaagtaatgcGAGTTACATAATAGGACTTTTAAGTAATGAGTgaaaagtacttttaaaagatgagtaataataaaattagtttctttaaaaaaaaaaaaaaaaaaaaaaaagttacaaataattagcttaaaaaaaaaattgctgaataTAAAGGAGTCACAATGTAAcgtggagactgacacggagggatccattatgcagtatttattaatcacacttaCTCAAACATACAATATgcacaaaggtgcaaacacacatcgACAGTAGCAGTAAAGGTATcaaggctggcggctgacagacacagagtgaattaccaggcaagggtcagaggcaggcggcgtgattcagagtccgtgtatcaggcttgggtcgtgggcaggcagaaggcaaagcagagtcagaaacgggctggagtaatgcacaggagatcaggcaggatgtaacactcagtaatgctggccggggctgaaacAAGACTTCGCAGTGAACTGgagtttgagtgtggcttatatagggagcgtgggtcgttaactggattcagttcaggggcctcatgtacgaagacttgcgtggaaatcttactaaaacattgcgtacgcacaaagctgtaaatgtgcgtacgcagaaaaaaattcagatgtatgaaacactgcgtacgccgaatctcacgcatattcttttgtacatctgaatgaacgtgaaactgagcgcaacatgcacgagcacaaaacccctccctgcctcctcccccgtatgaatatgctaatgactatgctaatggcaaaacccaacgaaaaagcaacggcaaaatcaagcaaaaagagaaactttgaacagaatgtgaattggaggtgctgctttcagaggtagaccggagaaaagtggtgttatttacaagtttgttttccggaattaacaacaaaagaaaaaaatagagtgggagagtttagctgatgcggttaacacagttgggtctgaacatcgcactgagtgcatttaaaaaagaaatagtgtggtttataactgaaaaatgttgcagtacccttagcagtctcagtggcgcacctcacaagaagcatgtgatcacgtactgacatgttcgagcataatctcggctcgaatccagcgtttaatgaattctttctttttttccccgctacatatcagattttgcccactatttatcaagagaaagacaagtaggaatcatcaataagtttgtgcatcatattctatttgcacatttattgaatggaaatgtttctgattcacgcatgcaaatttatcttcagatagtgtctttatagcaatgtgcgtgcagtagatcgctcagattacattgggaaaacaggcgaccgctgcaaattgtgctttaatgtttagctggtcaactgtatggtatggaaaccttatatacctgctagatgaacccgtctcatacagctgccattgcaaggctcagacactttgtagagaggaatttaacacaactgcctctaggagtcgccaatggaaataaaacagacacgcacaaaaaatgtgcgtacgcctgccagaaagctgccgtgaagctgcgcacattcccacgttcagttcattgttagtaaatccaaacgtgagcgattctgagcgtgaaacctggcggacgcaaagtttttgtgcgtacgcagcgttgatacatgaggccccaggtgagtGCACGATCagtctaggtggatgatgtaatgcttagaaatccggggatggcggcctctgctggccagcgaggggaatgactgggaccgagtcggtgacacacaATGAATCACGCATAAATGAGAGAAtgttttcccaaatgatgtttaacagagcaaggaatgctcattcacagtatgtctgatttttcttctggagaaagtcctatttgttttttttagctagaataaaagcagttttaaattttttaaacaccattttaaagtcaaaattattaacccctttagtCTAAAAActatttcgatagtctacagaacaaaccattgttatacaattacttgcctaattcccctaacctgcctagttaacctaattaacctagttaagcttttaaatgtcactttaagctgtatagaagtgtcttgaagaatatctagtcaaatattatttactgtaatcatgacaaagataaaataaatcaattattagaaatgagttaataaaactattgtgattagaaatgagttgaataaATCCGTTCAACAGAAATTAGGGgctaaaataaacagggggcgaataattcagggggctaataattctgacttcaactgtatgttataaaaaaaaaaatatatatatatatatataaaaaaagtacatttttttattgattttaccaGTTTTGCTTAAATG
This genomic window contains:
- the rab11bb gene encoding RAB11B, member RAS oncogene family, b codes for the protein MANRDDEYDFLFKVVLIGDSGVGKSNLLSRFTRNEFNLESKSTIGVEFATRSIQVDGKTIKAQIWDTAGQERYRAITSAYYRGAVGALLVYDIAKHLTYENVERWLKELRDHADNNIVIMLVGNKSDLRHLRAVPTDEARAFAEKNNLSFIETSALDSTNVEEAFKNILTEIYRIVSQKQIAERSAHDESPGNNVVDISVPPTTDGQKSNKLQCCQNL